The Streptomyces sp. NBC_00510 genomic interval CTCCACGTCGTGGACGGTAATCGGACGCCCCCGTCCGTTTGGATAAAGTGAGACGGGTGACCGACCAAGTGCCTCAGAAGCTGCGGTCCGACGCGATGGACAACCGCGACCGCATCCTCGACGCGGCCCGAGCGCTGTTCTCGGCCGGCGGCCTGGAGGTGCCGATGCGGGAGATCGCGCGGCGAGCCGGGGTGGGACCTGCCACCTTGTACCGGCGTTTCCCGACCAAGCAGATGCTGGTCGCCGAGGCCTTCGCGGACCAACTGCACGCATGTCGCGCCATCGTCGACGAGGGGTGCGCGGATCCCGATCCGTGGCGTGGCCTGTGCCTGGTGATCGAGAAGATCTGTGAGCTGCACGCACGCGATCGGGGCTTCACCGAGGCCTTCCTGTCGGCCTTCCCGGGGATGCCGGATGCCGGGGGACGCGAGTACACGGTGAAAGCGGTCGCCGGACTGGCCCGGCGGGCCAAGGACGCAGGGCGCCTGCGGGCCGACTTCGTCCTGGACGACCTCATCCTCGTCCTCATGGCC includes:
- a CDS encoding TetR/AcrR family transcriptional regulator, giving the protein MTDQVPQKLRSDAMDNRDRILDAARALFSAGGLEVPMREIARRAGVGPATLYRRFPTKQMLVAEAFADQLHACRAIVDEGCADPDPWRGLCLVIEKICELHARDRGFTEAFLSAFPGMPDAGGREYTVKAVAGLARRAKDAGRLRADFVLDDLILVLMANKGIHTASTATQVAASRRFAGLVIQAFEACPRHAPLPPAARLAPAAPADG